AACTCTAATATCATGTGCTCACCCTAAAAGTGAATTAGGTATGGCAATAGTATTTGATACAGTAGAGCCTATTGCTATATCATCTAATAAAAAAGCAAATAAAGTTGGTAAGGCCTGTGGTAAAAATGTCTTAGGTATTGTAACTATGGGAGATATCTTTATAGATACAGCTAGAAAAAATGGCAATATTTCTTCAGTAGATAAAAGTGTTAAAGGTCATATTTTAGTGGCTGACGTTTGTACTATTGTTAGAGGAACTAATATCTATTACAGATAGTTCATTAGGGCTATCTGTAATGCCGCATTACTTACTCTAAGCTTAATTGCTAGCTAGTTAGTAGGGCTTAATTAGTAAGAAAATATAAAAAATATTAAGTGAAGTTAATTGGTTAAAATGTTTTTTAGTTTAAGCTAATTCAATATAATAAATATATATTTATTATATTGAAAATAACATAATCATAAACTAAATAGACTCAGCTGCAGAAATAATTTCTACTAATTCTGTAGTAATTTTAGCTTGTCTAGTTCTATTATATTGCAGATTTAAACGCTTGATTAAATCAGTGCAATTATTAACCGCATTATCCATAGCTGTCATTCTTGAGCCTTGCTCGGAAGCAAAGGTTTCTAAAAAAGCTTGAAATAATTGAATAGATATATTTTTAGGTACTAAATTATCTAATAATTTTTCTTTATCTGGCTCATAATCATATTCTAAGCCATCATCTTCGCTAATGTCGGAAATTTCTGCTGGTATTAAGCCTAGCTCTTTTGGCTCTTGTGCAATTGCTGAACTAAAAAATGGATAAATTATCTTACATATATCAATTTCAGCTTTAACAAACAAATCAACTAACTCCTCACTTATTTCTTTAGCATCCTTATATTGAATAGCTTTTGAACTAAAGCCTAATTGATGCTTGAATATGTTGTTAGGACAAATATGTTTTAGTTGATCGTTGGCCTTTTTACCAATTAACCAAATCTTAACTTCTAAACCTTGATTCTCATATTCTTTCTTTTTAGCAACGATGAATTTTACTAAATTGGTATTTAAACCACCACATAAGCCTCGATCAGAACTATTTAAAATTAATAAGATTCTCTTTGGTTCTAAAGCGCCATAAACTACAGAGCGCTCTAAATTAGAACTCTGAGCATTTGCTTGTTTTGCGATAATTTCTGCTAATGTATCACTGTATAATCTAGCTTTTTCTGCTGCTTCTCTTGCCTTCCTTAATTTAGAGGCAGCAACCATTTTCATTGCTTTTGTTATTTTTTGGGTTTTGTTAATTGACCCAATTCGTGATTTTAAAGCTTTTAAATCCGCCATTACTTACCAAAATTATCGCTAAAACTTTTAATATAAGCGGTTAAATTTTCTTTCAACCCATCAGAGATTTTTTGCTCCTGCTTTAATTCTGTTAAGAATTCTGGCTTATTAGCTTTTATATCACTAATTAATTCTTGTTCAAATTCAATCACCTGATCAACTTCTACCTTATCTAAGAAGCCATTTACACCTGCAAAAATCGAAATAACCTGCTCTTCTACTTGATATGGCCTATATTGACTTTGTTTTAATAATGAAGTTAATCTCGCACCTCTTGCAAGTAATTGCTTAGTACTTTCATCTAAATCAGAGCCAAATTGAGCAAAAGCTTCCATTTCTCTATATTGAGCTAAATCTAATTTAATAGAACCAGCTACTTGCTTCATTGCTTTTATTTGTGCAGCAGAACCAACTCTTGATACAGATAAACCAACATTTAAAGCTGGTCTAATACCTTTGTGAAATAATTCAGATTCTAAGAAAATTTGTCCATCTGTAATTGAGATTACATTAGTTGGGATATATGCAGATACATCTCCTGCTTGAGTTTCAATCACTGGCAATGCAGTTAATGAACCAGCTCCTTCTTCATTTGACATTTTTGCCGCTCTTTCCAATAAACGAGAATGTAAATAAAACACATCACCAGGATAAGCTTCACGCCCTGGAGGACGACGCAATAATAAAGACATTTGTCTATAAGCAACAGCCTGTTTACTTAAGTCATCATATGCTATTAACGCATGCATTTTATTGTCTCTGAAATATTCACCCATAGCACAACCAGTATATGGTGCTAAAAATTGCATAGGTGCAGCATCAGATGCTGACGCCACTACTACAATTGAAAATTTCATCGCTCCGGTTTCTTCTAGAGTTTTCACGAGTCTTGCAACAGAAGATCTTTTTTGACCAATTGCTACATAAATACAGTATAATTTATCCTTATCTTCACCAGATTCATG
The Alphaproteobacteria bacterium genome window above contains:
- the atpG gene encoding ATP synthase F1 subunit gamma, giving the protein MADLKALKSRIGSINKTQKITKAMKMVAASKLRKAREAAEKARLYSDTLAEIIAKQANAQSSNLERSVVYGALEPKRILLILNSSDRGLCGGLNTNLVKFIVAKKKEYENQGLEVKIWLIGKKANDQLKHICPNNIFKHQLGFSSKAIQYKDAKEISEELVDLFVKAEIDICKIIYPFFSSAIAQEPKELGLIPAEISDISEDDGLEYDYEPDKEKLLDNLVPKNISIQLFQAFLETFASEQGSRMTAMDNAVNNCTDLIKRLNLQYNRTRQAKITTELVEIISAAESI
- a CDS encoding F0F1 ATP synthase subunit alpha — translated: MDINVAEVSDILRKQISEYADKVESTEVGEVISVSDGVAVCYGLDDVQAGEMVEFEGGVKGMALNLEDSSVGIVVFGNDRSVQEGQSVKRTGQIVEVPVGKELLGRVVDALGNPIDGKGPLKTTKSSRVEIKAPGIIARKSVHEPVQTGIKAIDSLIPIGRGQRELIIGDRQTGKTAIILDTFINQIPIHESGEDKDKLYCIYVAIGQKRSSVARLVKTLEETGAMKFSIVVVASASDAAPMQFLAPYTGCAMGEYFRDNKMHALIAYDDLSKQAVAYRQMSLLLRRPPGREAYPGDVFYLHSRLLERAAKMSNEEGAGSLTALPVIETQAGDVSAYIPTNVISITDGQIFLESELFHKGIRPALNVGLSVSRVGSAAQIKAMKQVAGSIKLDLAQYREMEAFAQFGSDLDESTKQLLARGARLTSLLKQSQYRPYQVEEQVISIFAGVNGFLDKVEVDQVIEFEQELISDIKANKPEFLTELKQEQKISDGLKENLTAYIKSFSDNFGK